The DNA sequence GGTTCGGTGACGGATTGGCCGGTGGTGCGTTCGTAGAGGGTGTCGGCCATCACCTGCCCGCGCGAACGCCCATCACAGGTCACGTCGGCTTGGCGTTTGAGCGCGGCGTAGACGCCGACGCCCTGGGCCACCGGCAGCAGCGCGGTGACATAGACCATCGCATCAGGGGCCGGGCGGGTCCACACCGCCCGATCCGCCGGAGCCTTGCGGGCCCGTTCGGCGACCGCGGCGGCATCCAACCGGGCGGCGATCTTCGCGGCTTCGGCGGCCACGCGCTGATTTCCCCACCCGGTCAGCCGGGTCGGGTCGGCGCACAGCTCGGCGTCCAGGACGCGGCGGTGCTCGACGCTCAAACAGGCGGATTCTCTGACGATCAGGGTGGCCCGCCATTCCGAGAGCGCCCCGGCCTGCAGCGCGGCCAGGGTGTGGGGCATCTCGGACACCAGGGCCCGCGCGAACCCCAGGTGGCGGTTGCCGCAGGCCGGGGCGTCGCGGCGGGCCAGCGCGACCTCGCTGGCCAGGCCCTGCCCCCGCTTGGCGGCCGGGATCCCGGCAGCTTTCTCGGCCGCTTCCCGTTTGGCCGCCCACAACGCCGTCGCGCGGGCTTGGGCGGCGGCCGCGGCCGATTTCAGGTGCTCGCAGCGCTCGACGACGGCGCGCAGCTCGGCCTCCGACGCCCCCGCATCGACATCGAACACACTTTCGAACACGAAACCGACGCTACACCGCGGCGCCGACAAGAATCGTTGAGCGGGTTCGAGTGAGATTCGAGTGAGCATGGTCTGGCTCGTTCCCCGGCCACGACTTCGGGGCCGACGAAACCGGTGAGTTCAGCCCTCCAGATCGCCCTCGGCCTCGAGCATCACCTGGCGCAGGCCGTCCAGGGTGGCTTGTTCCGGAGCCGCCCACATTCCGCGACCGGCGGCTTCGAGCAACCTCTCGGCCATGCCATGCAGCGCCCACGGGTTGGACTCGGAGAGGAATTTGCGGTTCTCCTCGTCGAGGACATAGCTCGCCGACAGCTGTTCGTACATCCAGTCGGCCATCACGCCGGCGGTGGCGTCGTAGCCGAACAGGTAGTCGACGGTGGCCGCCATCTCGAATGCGCCCTTGTAGCCGTGGCGGCGCATCGCGGTCATCCAGCGCGGATTGACCACCCGCGCCCGGAACACCCGGGTGGTCTCCTCCGAGAGGGTGCGGGTGCGTACCGACTCAGGGCGGGTGTTGTCGCCGATGTACGCCGCCGGGGCCTTACCGGTCAACGCCCGCACGGTGGCCACCATGCCGCCGTGGTACTGGAAGTAGTCGTCGGAATCGGCGATGTCGTGCTCACGGGTGTCGGTGTTCTTCGCAGCCACCGCGATACGCCGGTAAGCCCGGTTCATGTCGTCGGTGGCGGCGCACCCGTCGAGCCCGCGGCCGTAGGCGAAACCGCCCCAGGCGGTGTACACCTCGGCCAGGTCGGCGTCGTCACGCCAGTTCCGGCTGTCGATGAGCTGCAGCAGTCCCGCCCCGTACGTTCCCGGCTTCGAACCGAAAATCCTTGTCGTGGCTCGCCGTTGGTCGCCGTGCTCGGACAGGTCCGCCTGCGCGTGAGCGCGCACGAAGTTGTCCTCGGCCGGCTCGTCCAGGTCAGCAACGAGGCGCACCGCGTCATCGAGCATCGCGACGACGTGCGGGAAGGCATCGCGGAAGAAGCCGGAGATCCGGACGGTGACGTCGATGCGTGGTCGGCCGAGCTCGGCCAGCGTCATCGGTTCGAGGTCGACCACACGGCGCGACGCGTCGTCCCAGATCGGCCGGACACCCAGCAGCGCAAAGACTTCGGCGATGTCGTCACCGGCGGTGCGCATCGCCGAAGTGCCCCAGACCGACAACCCGACCGACTCCGGCCAGCGGCCGTGGTCGTCGCGGTAACGCTGCAACAGCGAATCCGCCATCGCCTGCCCGGTTTCCCACGCCAATCGGGACGGCACCGCCTTGGGATCCACCGAGTAGAAGTTGCGCCCGGTCGGCAGCACGTTGACCAGGCCGCGCAGCGGGGAACCGGACGGCCCGGCGGCGATGAACCGACCGTCCAGGGCCCGCAGGACCTGGTCGATCTCCTCGGCGGTGCCCGCCAGCCGGGGCACGACCTCGTCGGCTGCGAACTGCAGGATCGCGGCCACGTCGGCGTTGTCGGTCAGCGAATCGACAACGCCGGCGTCCCAACTGTTGTTCTGAAGTGCCGCAACGAGTTCACGCGCCTGCTGTTCGGCGGAATCGACAGCTGCGCGGTCGTCGTGGCCGTCCTCACGCAGACCCAGCGCCTGCCGCAGACCTGGCACCGTCTGTTCACCGCCGAAGAGCTGGCGGGCACGCAGAATCGCCAGCACCAGGTCCAGCTCGCTCTCCCCGGCGGGCGCCGACCCGAGAATGTGCAGGCCGTCGCGGATCTGGACGTCCTTGATCTCGCACAGCCAACCGTCCACGTGCAGGAGCATGTCGTCGAAGGAGTCCTCGTCGGGGCGGTCCTCGAGCCCCAGGTCGTGGTCCATCTTGGCGGCCCGCATCAATGTCCAGATCTGCTGACGGATCGCGGGCAGCTTGCCGGGATCGAGCGCCGAGATGTTGGCGTGCTCGTCGAGCAGCTGCTCCAGCCGGGCGAT is a window from the Mycolicibacterium poriferae genome containing:
- a CDS encoding DUF222 domain-containing protein — encoded protein: MFESVFDVDAGASEAELRAVVERCEHLKSAAAAAQARATALWAAKREAAEKAAGIPAAKRGQGLASEVALARRDAPACGNRHLGFARALVSEMPHTLAALQAGALSEWRATLIVRESACLSVEHRRVLDAELCADPTRLTGWGNQRVAAEAAKIAARLDAAAVAERARKAPADRAVWTRPAPDAMVYVTALLPVAQGVGVYAALKRQADVTCDGRSRGQVMADTLYERTTGQSVTEPVSVALNLVMADTTLFGTDTSPAWVQGYGPIPAAVARHLLADAATAAQTDAQATLRRLYRHPTSGQLVAMESRARFFPPGLARFIDVRDQSCRTPYCDAPIRHHDHATPDRQGGPTSAFNGLGSCETCNYAKDAPGWTVTTTDDDGTHTATYTTPTGATYHSLAPPAPGTPVTRRSIIEDGLSIDLITFDAA
- the cobN gene encoding cobaltochelatase subunit CobN, with amino-acid sequence MTVPSAAAPTPTVLLLSTSDTDLITARASGAGYRWANPARLVEGELAELLESADVVVVRILGGYRAWEDGIDAVAASGVPAVVVSGEQAPDAELMKHSTVPAGVALQAHVYLAQGGVANLKNLYAFLSDTLLMTGFGFAEPQSTPRWGLLERIGARQDGPTVAVLYYRAQHLAGNTGYIEALCEAIENAGGNPLPVFCASLRTADEDLIELLGSADAMITTVLAAGGATPAAVGAGGTDDAWNVAHLAALDMPILQGLCLTSSRAQWDDNDDGLSPLDVATQVAVPEFDGRLITVPFSFKEIDDEGLIAYVADPERCARVAGLAVRHARLRSVPASEKRVGVVFSAYPTKHSRIGNAVGLDTPASAIALLRAMREHGYDVGDASGLEAGDLTTILASGDGDALMHALIERGGQDPEWLTDGQLAGNPIRVSARDYRTWFATLPSSIADAVVEHWGPPPGDLYVDRSADPDGEIVIAAMRSGNVVLMVQPPRGFGENPVAIYHDPDLPPSHHYLAAYRWLAGEFDGSFGADALVHLGKHGNLEWLPGKTLGMSAACGTDAALGDLPLIYPFLVNDPGEGTQAKRRAHATLIDHLIPPMARAETYGDIARLEQLLDEHANISALDPGKLPAIRQQIWTLMRAAKMDHDLGLEDRPDEDSFDDMLLHVDGWLCEIKDVQIRDGLHILGSAPAGESELDLVLAILRARQLFGGEQTVPGLRQALGLREDGHDDRAAVDSAEQQARELVAALQNNSWDAGVVDSLTDNADVAAILQFAADEVVPRLAGTAEEIDQVLRALDGRFIAAGPSGSPLRGLVNVLPTGRNFYSVDPKAVPSRLAWETGQAMADSLLQRYRDDHGRWPESVGLSVWGTSAMRTAGDDIAEVFALLGVRPIWDDASRRVVDLEPMTLAELGRPRIDVTVRISGFFRDAFPHVVAMLDDAVRLVADLDEPAEDNFVRAHAQADLSEHGDQRRATTRIFGSKPGTYGAGLLQLIDSRNWRDDADLAEVYTAWGGFAYGRGLDGCAATDDMNRAYRRIAVAAKNTDTREHDIADSDDYFQYHGGMVATVRALTGKAPAAYIGDNTRPESVRTRTLSEETTRVFRARVVNPRWMTAMRRHGYKGAFEMAATVDYLFGYDATAGVMADWMYEQLSASYVLDEENRKFLSESNPWALHGMAERLLEAAGRGMWAAPEQATLDGLRQVMLEAEGDLEG